The window TCTTCCAGGTGGGCGACCCGTACCTGACCACCGCTTATCTCTACCGCTCCGACTACATCCTCAAGACCTCGCCGTTCGCCAACGTCAGCGGCTACGACAGCCCGGAGGCGGATGCCCTGTGGCGCAAGGTCGCCAACACCCCGGAAGGCGAGTCGCGGCGCGAGGCCTACAGCCAGCTGGAGAACCGCCTGAACACCGACCTGCCGATCGTGCCGATCTTCGAGATGCGCTACCCGACGCTCTATCACAGCCAGGTCAGGAACCTGCTGCAGACCGCCACCAGCCTCAACGAGGATGACGAAAGCGTCTACCTCGACGCGCCGACGCCATGAGCGGGGTGATCTTCCTCGGCTCGCGGCTGCTACGGGCACTGGCGATGGTGCTCGGGGTGCTGGTGCTGAGCTTCCTGCTGATCCGCCTGGCACCCGGTGACCCGGCGTTGATGCTGGCCGGGGAGGCCGGAGTCGACGATGCGCAGTACATCGCGCAACTGCGCCAGGACATGGGCCTGGACAAGCCGGTGGCCCAGCAGTTGCTGATCTACCTCGGCCACGTCGCACGGCTGGACCTGGGCTACTCCTATCGCAACCAGGCACCGGTCTGGTCGCTGATCGCCGAGCGTTTGCCGGCGACCCTGGCGCTGATGGGCTCGGCCTTCCTGGTGTCGTCGCTGGCGGGCATCGCCCTTGGTGTGCTCGCGGCGCGTAGCCGGGAACGGCGGCCATGGCTCGACCAACTGATTTCCCAGGGCGCGCTGCTGCTCTATGCGACCCCGTCGTTCTGGCTGGCGATGCTGCTGATCCTGCTGTTCTCGGTCAGCCTCGACTGGTTGCCGGCCTTCGGCATGGAAACCGTCGCCGCGAACTATCAGGGCCTGGCCTGGTGGGGCGACCGGCTCCGCCACCTGGTGCTGCCCTGCCTGTCGCTGAGCTTCCTGTTTCTCGCGCTGTACATCCACCTGACTCGCGCCGCGACCCTGGAAGCGCTCGGCCAGGAGTACGTGCGCACCGCCCACGCCAAGGGCCTTTCACCGCGCCGGATTCTCTGGGCCCATGTGCTGCGCAATGCGCTGTTGCCGGTGGTGACCTTCGCCGGCCTGCAACTGGGGCAGTTGGCCAGCGGTATTCTGCTGATCGAGGTGGTCTACGCCTGGCCGGGGATCGGCCGTTTGATGTACGAGGCACTGGCTCAGCGCGACTACGGCGTGCTGATGGGCGGCTTCCTGGTAATTTCGCTGATGGTGGTGAGTTTCAACCTGCTGACCGACCTGGCCTGTCGCTGGCTCGATCCACGAATTGGCGCCGGAGGGCAGCACTGATGGCCGGTCATTCCTTTTGGCGGCGCTTCCTCGCCCAGCCCTCGGCGGTGGCCGGGTTGCTGTTTCTCTCGGGACTGGGCCTGCTGGCGCTGGCGGCCCCCTGGCTGACCGACAGCCTGCCGTGGGAGATGAACAGCCCGCCCATGCTCGCGCCGTTCCACGATTCGGCGCACTGGCTGGGCAGCGATATGCTCGGCCGCGACCTGGGCAGTGGCCTGTTGTACGGCGCGCGGGTGTCCCTGGCGGTGGCCTCGCTGGCCAGCCTGGCGACCTTGCTGGTGGGGGCCGTGGTCGGTGCCCTGGCCGGTTATTTCGGGGGCTGGCTCGACGGTGTGCTGATGCGCCTCGCCGAGTTCTTCCAGATCGTCCCGCAACTGGTGCTGGCGGTGATCCTGGTGGCGGTGCTCGAACCGTCACTGGGTTCGATCGTGCTGGCCATCGCCCTGGTCGCCTGGCCGGCCGTGGCACGGCTGGTACGCAGTGAATTCCTCAGCCTGCGCCAGCGCGAATTCGTCCAGGCGGCACGGGTGCTCGGGCAGTCGTCGACGGCGATCATCTTCCGCCAGATCCTGCCCAATGCCCTGGCACCGCTGCTGGTGACCCTGACCTTCGTCATGGCCACCGCGATTCTCACCGAAGCGGCCCTGGCCTTTCTCGGTCTCGGCGACCCCGAGGCGATGAGTTGGGGCTACATGATCAATGCCTCCCGTGGGTTGCTGCGCGATGCCTGGTGGATGAGCCTGTGGCCGGGCCTGGCGATCCTGCTCAGCGTGCTGGCGGTGAACCGCGTCGGTGAGGGCCTGCGGGTGGCCTGCGAGCCGCTGCGGCAACCAGGAGTCGCCTCATGACCGACAGTCAAATCCCCTTGCTGAGTATCGAACACCTGCGCATCGCCTTGCCCCCCGGTGCCGATCGCAGCCATGCGCTGTACGACCTGTCACTGCAGTTGGAACGCGGCGAACTGCTCTGTGTAGTCGGCGAGTCCGGTTCGGGCAAGTCGATGCTGGCCAAGGCGCTGCTGCGGATGTTGCCGCAGACGCTGACACTGGAGAGCGGGCGCATTCGCTGGCGTGGCGAGGACCTGGCCGGGCTCGACGAATCGGCCATGCGCCAGCTGCGCGGACGCGACATCAGCATGGTCTTTCAGGAACCGATGAGTGCGCTCAATCCGTTGCTGAGCATCGGCCGACAGATCGATGAAACCCTCGCGGCGCATGGTATGAAGGCGGCGGCGAGTCGTCGCCGGCGGGTGCTGGACCTGCTCGGTTACGTTGGCCTGCCGGACCCGGAGCGGCTGCGGCATGCCTATCCTTTCGAATTGTCCGGTGGCCAGCGCCAGCGGGTGGTGATCGCCATGGCGCTGGCGTTCGATCCGGCCCTGCTGATCGCCGACGAGCCGACCTCGGCGCTGGATGTGACCACCCAGGCGCAGATCCTCGAGCTGCTGCGGCGTATCCAGCGCGACAAGGGCATGGCGGTGCTGTTCATCACTCACGATTTTGCCGTGGTCCAGGCGATTGCCGACCGCGTGCTGGTGCTGGAGAAAGGCCATTTGGTCGAGCAGGGCAGTGCTCGCCAGGTGCTGCAGGCGCCGAAGGCGGAGTACACCCGGCGCCTGTTGTCGGCTGCCTCGGCCAGCCCGCCGGCAGCGCGTCCGACGCTGGCGCAGGCACCGACGGTGCTGGCGGCGCGGCAGTTGGAGAAGGCCTACACCCGGCACGGCGTCTGGTGGCGCAAGCGCGCCAATCGCGCCCTGGCCGGGGTCGACCTGCACCTGCGTGAAGGCGAGACCCTGGGCATCGTCGGCGAGTCCGGTTCCGGCAAGTCGACCCTCGGGCGTTGCCTGGTGCGCCTGCTGCAACCGGATAGCGGGCACCTGCAATGGCAGGGGCGCGAGGTGGCAACGTTGTCCCAGCGCCGGCTGCGGCCGCTGCGCGGCGAGATCCAGATGATCTTCCAGGACCCGTTCGCCTCGCTCAATCCACGCCAGCCTGTGGGCCAGATCGTCATGACCGGGCCGCTGGCCCAGGGTGTTGCGGCCCACGAGGCGCAGCGTCGTGCCCGGGAGGTACTGGAACTGGTCGGCCTGCCGTCGACCGCCTTCGAGCGTTACCCCCATGAGTTCTCCGGCGGCCAGCGCCAGCGCATCGGCATTGCCCGGGCCCTGGCGGTGCGGCCGAAGATCCTGATTGCCGACGAATGCGTATCGGCACTGGATGCATTGATCCAGGTGCAGATACTCGAACTGCTGGAAGACCTGCAACGGCGCCTGGGGCTGAGCATCGTGTTCATCACCCATGACCTGCGGGTGGCGGCGCGGCTGTGCGATCGCATCGCCGTGATGCAGGGCGGGCGGATCGTCGAGCAGGGCGAGACCGCGCGGCTGTTCGCCGAACCGCAACAGGCCTACACCCGGACCTTGCTCGGGGCGTCGCCGCGAGTCGCTGAGCCGATATCCCCGGCCGCCACCCGCGAGGGCGCCTGGTGAGCGCCATTCCTATCCATCCGACAGGAGCCACAGCCCATGGCTGAAGCTTTTTCCTCCGTTGAGCTGCCGCGAGTGCGCGGTGAACTGCTCGAAATCCGCCCGGGCCGCCGCTTGAGTGTGGCGCACCGGCCCGGCCAGGCGCAGGCCGACACCGTGGTGTTCTTCTGCCACGGTGCCGGCGGCAACAAGGACCAGTGGCGCCATCAGTGGCAGGCGCTGGGCGAAGAAGGCTACAGCCTGGTGGCCTGGGATCTGCTCGGCCATGGCGGCAGCGACAAGCCGCGCCGGTCGGCGGCCTATGCCTGGGCCGAGCTGGTGGCCGACTACCAGGCGCTGCTGCGGCGCTTCGGTGGCCGGCGCAACCTGATCGTCGCGCATTCCTTCGGCACCGGCCTGTCGATGAGCACGTTGTTGCAATCGCAGGCGGTCAGTGGCGCGCTGTTGCTGGGCTCGCAACTGCACCGGCCGTTGAGTCGCGGCGGGCTGATGGCGTTGCCGGCCTGGGTGCTGGAGCTGATCCGTCCGGTGTTGGCCAAGGGCTTTCGCCAGCGTGCCTGGCACGCCGCGGCCGATCGGCAACTGGTCGCCTATGAGGAGAAGGTTACCGAGAACAACCGGCTGTATGTGTTCAAGGGACTGCTCGAAGGTGTGCAATGGCCGGACGCCGGCCACCTGGCGAGCCTCCGGCTGCCGATCGAGGTGGTCTCCGGCGACAGCGACGGGTTGACCCCGGCCAGTGGCGGCGAGGCCCTGGCCCGGCAGTTGCCCGACGCCGGCTTCGAGGTGCTGGAGGCGTGCGGGCACCAGTTGATGCTGGAAAAACCCCGGCAGGTGCTGGAGGCCTTCCGCCGCCTGACGCAGCGGCTCGCCTGAGGAGGCAGTGTAGCCACCGAGGAACGGCTGCAAGGATTTCCGTGACCGACCGGTCATTCGTCGGAACCTTGCAACAGAGCCTGCGCATTGCCCTGACTGGTCTACGCTCAAGGTTTTTGAGGCGCCGGCAGCCGGCCGGCGGTGATCAACCTTGGAAAGGAGTGGCCGAATGAAAAAGGCATACATGGAAGACAATGGCGATGAGTTCCCGATCAACAATCTGCTGCGCTGCGGGCAGACGCCCTATGCCGCCGATTTCGGGGGGGAGGCGCCCGTGCAGGAGGCTTCGACTCGGACCAGCCAGCCGGCACCGAGTGGGTTGTTGAGGCGGCCCTATTTTCCCAAGGCCAGGCCACGCCTGAAAAAACTGGCGTGAGATCACGCCGGGCGGTGGGCTGAGGCTCCCGTGGCGTTGAAGAATCCGGAGTCCGCGAGGGCTCCGGTTTTTTTTTGGGGCTGCGGCGCAAGGGCAGTCGATATTTTTTGAAGGGTTTTCTGAAAACAAATCAGCGCCTTAGCTGTTTTTCGGGGGCGCCGGATACAAAAAATTTCAAAACTGGCGTGTACAGCCGTTCAAGCGTCAGCGTATTTTCGCCGCAAGCTGTTCGATCAGCGGTATGGGTCTGTAATGGAATTCAGCCTGTAGCAAGCCCCGGGGCAACCCCCTCCAGCGGGCCTGCACATAACAATTAGAGGGAGCTAACCCGTGAACTGCATTTTCTGTGCAATCGTCGCCAAGCTGGCACCTGCGAGCATCGTCCATGAAGACGAGCAGTGCCTGGCCTTTCTTTCCATCCAGCCGATCACGCCCGGTCACGTGCTGGTCATTCCCAAGGCCCACGCCAGTGGCCTGAGTGAAGTTCCTCCTGCCATTGCTGGCCATGTGATGCTGGTCGCACAGCGCGTGGCTGATGCATTGCGCAACAGCGGCCTGCAACTCGATGGACAGCCTTGCGAGGGCATCAACCTGCTGTTGTGCGATGGCGCCGTGGCCGGCCAGACGGTCGGCCATGCCCACCTGCATGTGATCGCGCGATTCGTCGGCGATGGCTTCGACCTCGCGCACGGCGATATTCCCATGGCCAACCCGCAGGTGCTGGGTGAGCGTGCCGAGCTGATTCGTTCGGCCCTGGAACAACGCTGAGCAAAATGTAGCGTGTAGCCGCCGACTGGGGAGTCGTCGGCTGCGGCGCAGTGTTCTGTCTATCGATTGTTGCCTGCTGGCCTCCATCGCCAGCCGGTCGGCTCCTGCACGGGAGCTTTTGAACAATATGCGTATGCAAGAGGTGAACTCATGAGTGGATTCATGGGTTCCGTGTCGTGTGTCTGGTCGAGAGAAAATATACGAAACATAATAATAAGGGAGCGTCTCATGTCGTCATACGGAAGTAACAAATCGGTATTGCCGTTTACTACCATGCAACTGGTGAAAGATGATTCGGCCGGTGCGGCGATTCATGCCTTTTATGATTCGGTACTGCAGGAACATTGCCAATCCGACAAGGTCAAGGTCAGGCAGGTTGTAACACCTGAACAGTTTTCCGAGTTGTCGCGCGCCCGTTATCGGTTATATGGCCAGCGCAAGGTGTATTACCGTACCCTGTTCGGTGACTCGGTCGATGAAACAGTCTGTCTCGACGAGTATGACTCCCGTTCCTATGTCTTTGCCTGTTATTACGATGGCGAGATCATTGGTACCCAGCGTATTACGCCGTTTCCTCACGAATCCGGCGAGTACATCGATCACCAGCGCCTGCTGCAGTTCTCCGGCCCGGGCTACGAGAACGAGTGCGTCGAGCTCTCCCGGCTGATCGTCGACAAGCATGCACCGGTGAAGAACGTGGTCACCGCCCTGGCCATGACCGGCGCTTCGCTGGTGGCCCTGCTGGGTGGCTACAAGACCTTCATCACCTATGTGAAGCCACGCCTGGCGCCGAAATTCGACAGTTCGGTGTTCGACCAGGACGGCATCCTGTTCCAGATCCCGGCTCGTGGTGATCACTACTACGCCCTGTACAAGGGTGAACTGCTGCCGTCGGTGACGACCTATTTCGGCCTGGAACAGTTTCCGGCGGATCTTCGGGACATCGATGCGCTGATGCGCCATACCCTGGCCGCGCGTGCTACCCGCCAGGTGCTGGCGGTTTGAAAAACACAATAAAACGACACTATCGAGGTTGATGTCAGATGGAAGCCCAGAACAAGGCCGTGGTTATCGAGTTCTATGAACGCATGTTTGCCCAGCGTGAGCTGGCGGTCGCCGATACATTGATTGCCGAGAACTATGTGCAGCATAACAATGTATTCATTCCGCCACGTCGTGAAGGTTTCAAGAAGTATTTTGCGCAGTTCTTCAAGACCTTTCCAGAGTCCGGAACCCATATCAAGCAGGTGTGTGCCGAAGGCGACTATGTTTTCCTCTATGCCACGCACTGGGCGAAACATCGGTTCTTTACCGTGAAGTACAAGGTGATCGATATCTATCGCGTGGAGAATGGTGTGCTGATGGAGCATTGGGACACTATCGAAGGTCTCGGGTTCTTCTCCAAGTTCATGTACATCATCAAGTCCGTATTGCGCCTGTAATTCATGACAAATGTCAGAAGCGATTCATAAACCACCAGGGAGAGAGTGAAATGACTGAGTTTCGAACCGAGCTGAAGGCCGTTTGCGACGCCGAATGGGCCAAGATCAAGGCCGGGCGTTTCTTTCAGATGATGAAGCGCCCCGAGTTGCAGCGCGAGCTGTACATCAAGTCGATCGTGCAGGTGTATCACTACACCAAGAACAACGCGATCAACCAGGCGGTGGCCTGCTGGAACCAGGACCACAAGAAGGTCGGCCTGCTGCGTTTCGCCATGAAGCATGCGCTGGAAGAGCTGGGCCATGAAAACATGGCCTACAACGACCTGATCGCCATCGGCGTGGACCCGGCCGAGTTCGAGAAGCCGATGCTGCCGGCCACCGAGGCCTTCTACGGCTACCTGGACTATGTCTCGGTCTGTCGCGGCATCATTCCGCGCCTGGGCTACAGCTTCTGGGCCGAGGACTCCTATGAGCACCTCGAACCGATGATGGACATCTGCAAGAACAGCCTGAAGCTGACCGACAAGCAGATGACCTTCTTCGTCGCCCACGCGATCATCGACGCCAAGCACTCCGAGGAGGTCAATGCGGCCATCGATCGCTGGGTGGAAACCGACGAGGAGAAGGAAGCGGTGAAACAGGTGGCGCGTACCACCGTGTACCTGATGGGCAAGATCCTCGAGTCGGTTGCCGACGAGTTCTGATCCCGCCGCCCCTGTGGGAGCCGGTCTTGCCCGGCTCCCACAGCAGGGCCTTCAGCGCTGGCGCAGGCTGTTCTCCATCCGGCTGATCCCTTCCTCGAGCAAGGCCCGCGGGCAGCCGAAGTTCAGGCGGACGAACTGGCGGGCATCATCGGCAAACTCGATACCCGCACTCAGGCCGACCTTGGCCTTGTCCAGGAAGAACTGGTACGGATCCTCCAACCCCAATGCACTGCAGTCGAGCCAGGCCAGGTAGGTGCCCTGGGCCGGTTGCATGACCACGCCCGGCAGGCGGGTCTGTACCGCGTGCTGCAGGTAGTCGCGGTTGCCCTGCAGGTATTCCACCAGCGCCTTGAGCCAGGCACCGCACTCACGGTAGGCGGTCGTCGTGGCCTCCAGGCCGAGCGCGTTGACACTGTCGACCATGCCGCCGCGGGCAGCGTTGAAGCGTTCCCGCACGACCGGGTCCTGGATGATTGCGTAGGCGGTCTTCAGGCCGGCGATGTTGTAGGCCTTGCTCGCCGACATCAGGGTAATGGTGCGCCGGGCGATCTCCGTTCCCAGGGAGGCGGTTGGGACGTGGCGGCGCCCGTCGTAGCAGAGGTCGGCATGGATTTCGTCGGAGATGATCAGCGCGCCACTTTCCAGGCAGGCCTCGGCCACCTGTTGCAGTTCCTCCCGGGGGAAGACCTTGCCCAGCGGGTTGTGCGGGTTGCTCAGCAGTAGTGCGCCACCGTCCTGCAGGCTGTCGCGCAAGGCGGCGATGGGGGTGACGTAGTTGCCCTGGGCGTCACGCTCGAAGGGCAGTTCGACCTTCGGCAGTTCCCAGTTCCCTGGCGCCAGGCGCAGTGGTCGGTAGTTCGGGGTCTGCACCACGACGTTGCGACCCGGTTCTACGAACGCGCGCAGGGCCATGTTGAAACCCGGCTCGACGCCCGGCAGGAACACCAGGTCCTGGGGTTCGATCCGCCAGGCGTACTTGTTCCATAGGTCGGCGACGATGGCTTCGCGCAGGGCGTCCTGGGCCACGCTGTAGCCCAGTTGCGGGTGTTCGAGGCGCTTGTGCAGGGCCTGGGTGATCTCGTTGGCGACCGGCAGGTCCATGTCCGCCACCCACATGGGCAGGACATCGGCAGGGTAGCGGCTCCACTTGGTGCTGCCGGTGTGGCGACGATCGAGCAGGGTGTCGAAATTGAAAGTCATGCTGGCGGAAAGTCTCGCGGGAAATCCCCGAAATCGTCGGGTGTTCGGAACCTGGGACGGCGGACCCGCGCTAGCAGGCCCGGTGTCCGTCATCGTTGAGCAGTCTACCCGGTCGTGGTGGTCGGCGGCACGGGTTCGACGCGATTGCGTCCCTTGCCCTTGGCCCGGTACAGCGCCAGGTCGGCTTCCTTGAGGGCCTGGGCGACGGTTTCACCTTCGCGCGGCCAGTCGGTGACGCCCACGGACACGGTGACCGGGATGCCGTTCGGGCTTTCGGTATAGGCCATCGCTCCACGCAGCCGTTCGGCCACCTGCAGCGCCTGGTTCAGCGGGGTGGCGGGTAGCAGCATGAGGAATTCCTCGCCGCCCTGGCGGCAGAGTACGTCGCTTTCCCGCGAAAGCCGGCGCATCTGCTGGGCCACGTGTTGCAGCACCAGGTCACCGGCACTGTGCCCGTAGCTGTCGTTGACCTGCTTGAAGTGGTCGATGTCCACGGCCAGTACCGAGAACTGCTGGCGATGGCTTTCCCAGTCCTTGAGGATCAGTTGCATGCCACGACGGTTGGTCAGGCCGGTGAGCGAGTCGGTGACGTTCTCCAGGTTGAGCCGGCCCAGTTGCTGGTGCAGGGACATCAGCGCCTTCTGCATGGCGAATTTCAACTGTGCGGCTTCGTAGTACCAGGCCCTGACCTTGCTCACCGACTGGGCGGCACTCGAGGAGCCCCAGTGCTGGGTCGAGTTGGCCAGTTGCCAGAGAGGCCGGGTGATCAGCGTCGAAATCCACCAGATGCCCAGCAATGACAGCAGCAACAGCGGCACGGCATAACCGGCGACCTCCAGCATCAGCCGTTGCAGGCCTTCGAGGGTGATGTCGGTGGGCCGCTGGCTGATCACGCCCCAGCCGATCCGGTTCACCGGCGCATAGCCGGTGAGCATGTCGATACCCTTGGAGTTGTGCAGGCGCAGGCTGCCGGTTTCGCCGGCGATCACCGCGTCGATGGCCGGGTTGCCCTTGATCACATCGCCGATTCGCGTCGGGTCCTGGTGGTAGATCAGCTGGCCCTTGGTATCGACCACATAGAGGTAGGACCCGTCGCGGTAATAGTGCTCGCCCAGCAGCGAATGCAGGATGTTCGGCTCATTGAGGTAGATCCCCGCACCGAGATAACCCAGGTAGTTGCCATGGTCGTCGAAGACCGGATGGGTGATCTGGATCATCAAGTGGTTGTTGGCCCCGACGTAGGGGCTGGAAATGAAAGGCTGGCGTGCCTTGCTGGCCTGGTGATAACCCTCGCTGTTGGAGAAGGTTCCGGTCAGGTTCATCGACAG of the Pseudomonas vanderleydeniana genome contains:
- a CDS encoding HIT family protein — translated: MNCIFCAIVAKLAPASIVHEDEQCLAFLSIQPITPGHVLVIPKAHASGLSEVPPAIAGHVMLVAQRVADALRNSGLQLDGQPCEGINLLLCDGAVAGQTVGHAHLHVIARFVGDGFDLAHGDIPMANPQVLGERAELIRSALEQR
- a CDS encoding iron-containing redox enzyme family protein yields the protein MTEFRTELKAVCDAEWAKIKAGRFFQMMKRPELQRELYIKSIVQVYHYTKNNAINQAVACWNQDHKKVGLLRFAMKHALEELGHENMAYNDLIAIGVDPAEFEKPMLPATEAFYGYLDYVSVCRGIIPRLGYSFWAEDSYEHLEPMMDICKNSLKLTDKQMTFFVAHAIIDAKHSEEVNAAIDRWVETDEEKEAVKQVARTTVYLMGKILESVADEF
- a CDS encoding dipeptide ABC transporter ATP-binding protein — its product is MTDSQIPLLSIEHLRIALPPGADRSHALYDLSLQLERGELLCVVGESGSGKSMLAKALLRMLPQTLTLESGRIRWRGEDLAGLDESAMRQLRGRDISMVFQEPMSALNPLLSIGRQIDETLAAHGMKAAASRRRRVLDLLGYVGLPDPERLRHAYPFELSGGQRQRVVIAMALAFDPALLIADEPTSALDVTTQAQILELLRRIQRDKGMAVLFITHDFAVVQAIADRVLVLEKGHLVEQGSARQVLQAPKAEYTRRLLSAASASPPAARPTLAQAPTVLAARQLEKAYTRHGVWWRKRANRALAGVDLHLREGETLGIVGESGSGKSTLGRCLVRLLQPDSGHLQWQGREVATLSQRRLRPLRGEIQMIFQDPFASLNPRQPVGQIVMTGPLAQGVAAHEAQRRAREVLELVGLPSTAFERYPHEFSGGQRQRIGIARALAVRPKILIADECVSALDALIQVQILELLEDLQRRLGLSIVFITHDLRVAARLCDRIAVMQGGRIVEQGETARLFAEPQQAYTRTLLGASPRVAEPISPAATREGAW
- a CDS encoding ABC transporter permease gives rise to the protein MSGVIFLGSRLLRALAMVLGVLVLSFLLIRLAPGDPALMLAGEAGVDDAQYIAQLRQDMGLDKPVAQQLLIYLGHVARLDLGYSYRNQAPVWSLIAERLPATLALMGSAFLVSSLAGIALGVLAARSRERRPWLDQLISQGALLLYATPSFWLAMLLILLFSVSLDWLPAFGMETVAANYQGLAWWGDRLRHLVLPCLSLSFLFLALYIHLTRAATLEALGQEYVRTAHAKGLSPRRILWAHVLRNALLPVVTFAGLQLGQLASGILLIEVVYAWPGIGRLMYEALAQRDYGVLMGGFLVISLMVVSFNLLTDLACRWLDPRIGAGGQH
- a CDS encoding nuclear transport factor 2 family protein, whose amino-acid sequence is MEAQNKAVVIEFYERMFAQRELAVADTLIAENYVQHNNVFIPPRREGFKKYFAQFFKTFPESGTHIKQVCAEGDYVFLYATHWAKHRFFTVKYKVIDIYRVENGVLMEHWDTIEGLGFFSKFMYIIKSVLRL
- a CDS encoding sensor domain-containing diguanylate cyclase, with protein sequence MPRIDLRRLILLLSLAVVTLTAGNLFFASYQTQRNFLMAQTLEANRIYAVKLASSTDDFFKSSQQQLAFSANLLAPIWDQPEQLWQEVHRLRRQTNSFNSVIVIRADGKIIASSPLSMNLTGTFSNSEGYHQASKARQPFISSPYVGANNHLMIQITHPVFDDHGNYLGYLGAGIYLNEPNILHSLLGEHYYRDGSYLYVVDTKGQLIYHQDPTRIGDVIKGNPAIDAVIAGETGSLRLHNSKGIDMLTGYAPVNRIGWGVISQRPTDITLEGLQRLMLEVAGYAVPLLLLSLLGIWWISTLITRPLWQLANSTQHWGSSSAAQSVSKVRAWYYEAAQLKFAMQKALMSLHQQLGRLNLENVTDSLTGLTNRRGMQLILKDWESHRQQFSVLAVDIDHFKQVNDSYGHSAGDLVLQHVAQQMRRLSRESDVLCRQGGEEFLMLLPATPLNQALQVAERLRGAMAYTESPNGIPVTVSVGVTDWPREGETVAQALKEADLALYRAKGKGRNRVEPVPPTTTTG
- a CDS encoding MalY/PatB family protein, which produces MTFNFDTLLDRRHTGSTKWSRYPADVLPMWVADMDLPVANEITQALHKRLEHPQLGYSVAQDALREAIVADLWNKYAWRIEPQDLVFLPGVEPGFNMALRAFVEPGRNVVVQTPNYRPLRLAPGNWELPKVELPFERDAQGNYVTPIAALRDSLQDGGALLLSNPHNPLGKVFPREELQQVAEACLESGALIISDEIHADLCYDGRRHVPTASLGTEIARRTITLMSASKAYNIAGLKTAYAIIQDPVVRERFNAARGGMVDSVNALGLEATTTAYRECGAWLKALVEYLQGNRDYLQHAVQTRLPGVVMQPAQGTYLAWLDCSALGLEDPYQFFLDKAKVGLSAGIEFADDARQFVRLNFGCPRALLEEGISRMENSLRQR
- a CDS encoding ABC transporter permease, with the translated sequence MAGHSFWRRFLAQPSAVAGLLFLSGLGLLALAAPWLTDSLPWEMNSPPMLAPFHDSAHWLGSDMLGRDLGSGLLYGARVSLAVASLASLATLLVGAVVGALAGYFGGWLDGVLMRLAEFFQIVPQLVLAVILVAVLEPSLGSIVLAIALVAWPAVARLVRSEFLSLRQREFVQAARVLGQSSTAIIFRQILPNALAPLLVTLTFVMATAILTEAALAFLGLGDPEAMSWGYMINASRGLLRDAWWMSLWPGLAILLSVLAVNRVGEGLRVACEPLRQPGVAS
- a CDS encoding N-acyl amino acid synthase FeeM domain-containing protein, with product MSSYGSNKSVLPFTTMQLVKDDSAGAAIHAFYDSVLQEHCQSDKVKVRQVVTPEQFSELSRARYRLYGQRKVYYRTLFGDSVDETVCLDEYDSRSYVFACYYDGEIIGTQRITPFPHESGEYIDHQRLLQFSGPGYENECVELSRLIVDKHAPVKNVVTALAMTGASLVALLGGYKTFITYVKPRLAPKFDSSVFDQDGILFQIPARGDHYYALYKGELLPSVTTYFGLEQFPADLRDIDALMRHTLAARATRQVLAV
- a CDS encoding alpha/beta fold hydrolase, with protein sequence MAEAFSSVELPRVRGELLEIRPGRRLSVAHRPGQAQADTVVFFCHGAGGNKDQWRHQWQALGEEGYSLVAWDLLGHGGSDKPRRSAAYAWAELVADYQALLRRFGGRRNLIVAHSFGTGLSMSTLLQSQAVSGALLLGSQLHRPLSRGGLMALPAWVLELIRPVLAKGFRQRAWHAAADRQLVAYEEKVTENNRLYVFKGLLEGVQWPDAGHLASLRLPIEVVSGDSDGLTPASGGEALARQLPDAGFEVLEACGHQLMLEKPRQVLEAFRRLTQRLA